Proteins found in one Geomonas subterranea genomic segment:
- a CDS encoding DUF6178 family protein, with product MAEKNQVATVKLSERDFQALPLQQKNDYLRTVSGKEKLDLIVGDADAKRLAAALPPQELFWLMKEVGEADAVDLLRIASAEQAVFIMDMELWDGWTFSEEQACHWLTYFMEGGEARVHELLKHLDYELLQLLLSREIVVGGGIGDQGNDEERQGDYDHTFDDVFMIKFKNPKHSQLIGAFLSMLVKLDNELYTALMEGVKGDVDLELEEQCQRFRTGRLQDLGFPPLEEALSIYARIHPDHFQLQGGKEFAAAAEGGQLMPVFAGEGTLLERALGLAGSDILMQELNYLVNSALVAEGEAFHEPESMLGVMHRVCGYLNIALERLAAGDERKAAQILAEEELKRLFQLGYSIVLQLKFVARDTETVDYATGKLLAGLKAKRPRFYRGLDADGVDGYREFRDLDDVRRVSDLLAQLQGQ from the coding sequence ATGGCAGAAAAGAATCAAGTAGCAACAGTGAAACTTTCCGAGCGCGATTTCCAGGCGCTTCCCCTGCAACAAAAAAACGACTACCTGAGAACAGTCTCGGGAAAGGAGAAACTCGACCTGATCGTCGGGGACGCCGATGCCAAGAGACTTGCTGCCGCGCTGCCTCCGCAGGAGCTCTTCTGGCTCATGAAAGAAGTAGGGGAAGCGGACGCAGTGGATTTGCTGCGGATCGCCTCCGCCGAACAGGCCGTCTTCATCATGGACATGGAGCTATGGGACGGCTGGACCTTCTCGGAAGAGCAGGCTTGCCACTGGCTCACCTATTTCATGGAAGGGGGAGAGGCGCGGGTTCACGAGCTGCTGAAGCATCTGGATTATGAGCTGCTGCAGCTGCTGTTGAGCCGCGAGATCGTCGTGGGGGGCGGCATCGGTGACCAGGGTAACGACGAAGAGCGCCAGGGTGACTACGACCATACCTTCGACGACGTCTTCATGATCAAGTTCAAGAACCCGAAGCACAGCCAGTTGATCGGGGCCTTCCTCTCCATGCTGGTCAAGCTGGACAACGAGCTGTACACGGCGCTCATGGAAGGGGTGAAAGGGGACGTCGACCTGGAGCTCGAGGAGCAATGCCAGCGTTTCCGCACCGGCAGGTTGCAGGATCTCGGCTTCCCCCCGCTGGAAGAGGCGCTCTCCATCTATGCCCGGATCCACCCGGACCATTTCCAGCTGCAAGGTGGCAAGGAGTTTGCCGCGGCAGCGGAGGGGGGGCAACTGATGCCGGTCTTCGCCGGCGAGGGGACGCTCCTCGAGCGCGCCTTGGGCCTTGCCGGCTCCGACATCCTTATGCAGGAGCTGAATTACCTGGTCAACAGCGCTCTCGTCGCCGAGGGGGAGGCCTTCCACGAGCCCGAGTCGATGCTCGGTGTGATGCACCGCGTCTGCGGGTACCTCAACATCGCCCTGGAGCGGCTTGCCGCGGGGGACGAACGCAAAGCGGCGCAGATCCTGGCAGAGGAGGAGCTGAAGCGGCTGTTCCAGTTGGGCTACAGCATCGTGCTGCAGCTGAAGTTCGTCGCCCGTGACACCGAAACGGTCGACTACGCCACCGGAAAACTACTGGCCGGGCTCAAGGCGAAGCGTCCCCGTTTTTATCGCGGGCTCGACGCGGACGGCGTCGACGGCTACCGCGAGTTTCGCGACCTCGACGACGTACGGCGGGTATCCGACCTGCTGGCTCAGTTGCAGGGACAATAA
- a CDS encoding capsule assembly Wzi family protein encodes MRLFIAVFFVVVVCSSSAFALSSPNIPLDSPIYLYLEKLSGFGLISSDIKGIRPFSRAEAARLVKEAEARAATTAQSPLTTELLDRLHELLPRELSYYDRDETAPALDADMQTARLRYVYLDGAPRSYFRAVHDPGNDGVFGIGSGLRPPNPYPSPAQQRGTEGTPLFENNDGVVYRAGSNVDLRASGGLYFSSLASVLVEPVLLWSEEQDEARLRLNRGYAKLGGKGLELEVGRDENWFGPGYRGAITITNNPKNFDLIKLSSPELVKTKYLWDLKYSLIFSRFEKTVTDGQERRPFFFAGKLAMKPLNDLEFGINLGRQVGGPGVNNSLGDIVRGMVGGTSDDNSNTLAGFDLRLRLPWLRNTELYGELSGEDSAAFWPIVESYVAGFFIPRLTESGTDDLRFEYFRGNRILYTNGTFPGGYLYHDMPVGHSQGGATQDFFLRYSHWFSVRNNLALEAFHTRRGDYGRVTVDATGRFDAAGVMQAIERKNALRASWTFPFSKEWNALLLYGQEWIHNYELRAGDTQMNRLLRAELTYKF; translated from the coding sequence ATGCGACTTTTTATTGCTGTTTTCTTTGTCGTAGTTGTTTGCTCTTCTTCCGCTTTTGCGCTTTCCTCACCGAATATCCCCCTGGATAGCCCCATCTATCTTTACTTGGAGAAGTTGTCCGGCTTCGGTCTCATCTCGTCGGACATCAAGGGAATCCGTCCCTTCTCCAGGGCGGAGGCCGCACGCCTTGTGAAGGAGGCCGAAGCGCGGGCTGCCACCACCGCCCAATCTCCCTTGACGACGGAACTGCTCGATCGGCTGCACGAATTGCTGCCGCGCGAACTCTCCTACTACGACCGCGATGAAACCGCGCCGGCGCTCGACGCCGACATGCAGACCGCGCGCCTGCGCTACGTCTACCTGGACGGCGCCCCCAGAAGCTACTTCCGCGCGGTCCATGACCCCGGCAACGATGGCGTATTCGGCATTGGAAGTGGTCTCAGGCCCCCCAATCCCTACCCTTCGCCCGCCCAGCAACGGGGCACGGAGGGGACTCCTCTTTTCGAAAACAATGACGGCGTGGTCTACCGCGCCGGCTCCAACGTCGACCTCAGGGCAAGCGGCGGGCTCTACTTCTCCTCGCTGGCGTCAGTGCTGGTCGAACCGGTGCTGCTTTGGTCCGAAGAACAGGATGAGGCGCGGCTGCGCCTGAACCGGGGATATGCAAAGCTGGGGGGCAAGGGGCTGGAACTGGAGGTCGGCCGGGACGAGAACTGGTTCGGTCCCGGGTACCGGGGCGCCATCACGATTACCAACAACCCCAAGAACTTTGACCTCATCAAACTCTCCAGCCCGGAACTGGTGAAAACGAAATACCTCTGGGACCTGAAATACTCCCTCATCTTTTCCCGGTTCGAAAAGACGGTCACCGACGGGCAGGAACGCCGGCCTTTCTTCTTTGCCGGAAAGCTGGCCATGAAACCGCTCAATGACCTCGAGTTCGGCATCAACCTGGGGCGGCAGGTGGGCGGGCCTGGCGTCAATAACAGCTTAGGTGACATCGTTCGGGGCATGGTAGGTGGCACCAGCGACGACAACTCGAACACCCTGGCCGGTTTCGACCTGCGGTTGAGGTTGCCGTGGTTGCGCAACACGGAACTGTACGGTGAGCTTTCCGGCGAGGACTCCGCGGCCTTCTGGCCCATAGTCGAGAGCTATGTCGCCGGTTTCTTCATCCCCAGGCTCACCGAAAGCGGAACGGATGACCTGCGTTTCGAGTATTTTCGGGGCAACCGCATCCTTTACACCAACGGCACCTTCCCGGGAGGATACCTCTACCACGACATGCCCGTCGGGCATTCGCAGGGGGGGGCGACCCAGGATTTCTTCCTGCGTTACAGCCACTGGTTCTCCGTCCGCAACAACCTCGCACTCGAAGCCTTCCACACCCGGCGCGGCGACTATGGCCGGGTGACCGTCGACGCCACCGGCCGTTTCGATGCCGCTGGTGTCATGCAGGCTATCGAGCGCAAGAATGCCCTGCGCGCCTCCTGGACTTTCCCGTTCTCCAAGGAGTGGAACGCCCTGCTCCTTTACGGGCAGGAATGGATCCACAACTACGAACTGCGCGCCGGCGACACGCAGATGAACCGGCTCCTGCGCGCGGAGCTTACCTACAAATTTTAA
- a CDS encoding YcgN family cysteine cluster protein: MSSGPEMDQQQWEALCEQCGLCCFEKIEDEDGRILFTSTPCRYLDITTRRCKIYKKRFKVFPECVQLTPELVKELKWLHRSCGYKKAMRKGIL; the protein is encoded by the coding sequence ATGTCATCAGGACCCGAAATGGATCAGCAGCAGTGGGAGGCCCTTTGCGAGCAATGTGGCCTTTGCTGTTTTGAGAAGATAGAGGACGAGGACGGGCGCATCCTGTTCACCTCGACACCCTGTCGTTACCTCGATATCACCACCAGGCGCTGCAAGATATACAAGAAGCGTTTCAAGGTCTTCCCCGAGTGCGTTCAACTAACGCCGGAGCTGGTTAAAGAGCTTAAGTGGCTGCACCGGAGCTGTGGGTACAAGAAGGCGATGCGTAAAGGCATCCTTTAA
- a CDS encoding polysaccharide biosynthesis protein, translated as MFRARRILVFFLDVVLIAGAFALSFLLRFDFQIPPEQLTNLLQGLVIILAAKPIMFTASGMYRSIWRYASLQDGYEIFKVVTLSSLVSALALVFMKGPFGLPRSIYFLDWFLLFSMVATSRLIWRIYRETKLMPALRKGRKTLIIGAGEAGNLLLKEIRKQADATYNVIGFVDDDPEKTGMRLSGVRVLGGTARLCALVRKHSIEEVIFAIPSGGPELMRRVISNCERAKARFKTLPGITDIIDGKFSMSQIKDVEIEDLLGRDPVVLDQTAIRNYLTDKRVLVTGAAGSIGSEICRQVALFKPAKLVLFDHAETPLFFIEKELSAAFPDLRIIPMVGDVKNQDRVETVFDEFGPEVVFHAAAYKHVAMMEYNPAEAVLNNVLGSKIVADAAHKFKVRNFVMVSTDKAVNPTNVMGATKRSAEIYVQALAAKSQTKFTTVRFGNVLGSNGSVIPLFKEQIRKGGPVTVTDKDVVRYFMTIPEASQLVMQAGCIGHGGEIFVLDMGEPVRILSLAEELIRLSGFIPHKEIEIQFTGLKPGEKLFEELLIDGEGIKPTSHKKIRVMAPVETDLKKVTADLEQLFDHSKAHDLGAVLDSLRSIVPEFVPRYQFDVAPPFAFQRVRPDLFPPQKLTFIRNLRVAGASEGTAA; from the coding sequence ATGTTCCGCGCTAGAAGAATCCTGGTGTTTTTCCTCGATGTCGTGCTTATCGCCGGTGCTTTTGCTCTCTCTTTCCTGCTTCGTTTCGATTTCCAGATACCCCCGGAACAGCTCACTAACCTATTGCAAGGACTGGTAATAATCCTTGCCGCCAAACCGATCATGTTTACAGCCTCCGGCATGTATCGCAGCATTTGGCGCTATGCGTCCCTGCAGGACGGCTACGAAATTTTTAAGGTGGTCACGCTCTCCTCCCTGGTCTCGGCTCTTGCACTTGTTTTCATGAAAGGTCCTTTCGGACTACCACGATCCATCTACTTTCTGGATTGGTTCCTTCTCTTTTCCATGGTCGCCACCAGTCGTCTGATCTGGCGCATCTATCGTGAGACGAAGTTGATGCCGGCGTTGCGGAAAGGGAGGAAAACCCTCATCATCGGAGCCGGCGAGGCCGGTAACCTCCTGCTCAAGGAGATCCGCAAGCAGGCCGATGCGACCTACAACGTCATCGGCTTCGTGGACGACGACCCGGAGAAAACAGGCATGCGCCTTTCCGGCGTTCGGGTCCTTGGAGGCACCGCCCGACTTTGCGCCCTGGTGCGCAAGCACAGCATAGAAGAGGTCATCTTCGCCATCCCCTCGGGGGGGCCGGAGCTGATGCGGCGCGTTATCAGCAACTGTGAACGGGCCAAGGCGCGCTTCAAGACGCTGCCGGGAATCACGGACATCATCGACGGCAAGTTTTCCATGAGCCAGATCAAGGACGTGGAGATCGAGGATCTTCTGGGGCGCGATCCGGTGGTGCTGGACCAGACGGCGATCCGCAACTACCTCACGGATAAGAGGGTGCTCGTGACCGGTGCAGCAGGGAGCATCGGCAGCGAGATCTGCCGCCAGGTGGCGCTTTTCAAGCCGGCAAAGCTGGTGCTGTTCGACCACGCCGAAACCCCGCTTTTCTTCATCGAAAAGGAGCTCTCCGCAGCCTTTCCGGATCTGCGCATCATCCCCATGGTGGGGGACGTGAAGAACCAGGACAGGGTTGAGACCGTGTTCGACGAGTTCGGCCCTGAGGTCGTGTTCCATGCGGCCGCTTACAAGCACGTGGCCATGATGGAGTACAACCCGGCCGAGGCGGTGCTGAACAACGTCCTGGGCTCCAAGATCGTCGCTGATGCGGCGCACAAGTTCAAGGTGCGCAATTTCGTCATGGTCTCCACCGACAAGGCGGTCAACCCGACCAACGTCATGGGGGCCACCAAGCGGAGCGCCGAAATCTACGTGCAGGCACTGGCGGCGAAGAGCCAGACCAAGTTCACCACGGTCCGCTTCGGTAACGTCCTGGGTAGTAACGGCAGTGTCATCCCTCTGTTCAAGGAGCAGATCCGCAAGGGGGGACCGGTGACCGTGACCGACAAGGATGTGGTGCGCTACTTCATGACCATCCCGGAAGCGTCTCAGCTGGTGATGCAGGCGGGGTGCATTGGCCACGGGGGGGAGATATTCGTTCTCGACATGGGTGAGCCGGTCCGGATTCTTTCGCTCGCGGAGGAGCTGATCCGGCTTTCCGGGTTCATACCCCACAAGGAGATCGAGATCCAGTTCACGGGTCTGAAGCCCGGCGAGAAGCTCTTCGAGGAGCTTCTGATCGACGGGGAGGGTATAAAACCCACCAGCCACAAGAAGATCAGGGTCATGGCCCCTGTGGAGACGGATCTGAAGAAGGTCACGGCGGACCTCGAGCAGCTCTTCGATCACTCCAAGGCTCATGATCTGGGCGCGGTGCTGGACTCGCTTCGGAGCATCGTGCCCGAGTTCGTGCCGCGCTATCAGTTCGACGTGGCTCCGCCGTTTGCCTTCCAGCGGGTCAGGCCAGACCTCTTCCCGCCCCAAAAGCTCACCTTCATCCGAAACCTCCGCGTCGCCGGCGCCAGCGAGGGTACAGCGGCATAA
- the gmd gene encoding GDP-mannose 4,6-dehydratase, whose translation MKKALITGITGQDGSYLAELLLEKGYEVHGVIRRSSSFNTGRIDHIYRDPHDPQTRLFLHYGDLNDASSINRLLRDIRPDEIYNLGAQSHVRVSFDVPEYTGEVDALGAVRILEGIREAGLGTRFYQASSSELYGKVVETPQKETTPFYPRSPYACAKAYAFYITMNYRESYDIFACNGILFNHESPRRGETFVTRKITRAAARIKLGLQDCLYLGNIDAKRDWGFAGDYVEAMWLMLQQDQPDDYVVATGETYMVRTFAELVFSRLGMPLEWKGEGVEEVGIDSATGRTVIRIDPRYFRPAEVDLLLGDATKAKEKLGWQLRTSFEALVQMMTDADLKLAERERRANG comes from the coding sequence TTGAAAAAAGCCCTCATCACAGGAATTACCGGGCAGGATGGCTCCTACCTCGCCGAATTGCTCCTTGAAAAGGGGTATGAGGTACACGGCGTGATCCGCCGCTCCTCCTCCTTCAATACCGGGCGCATCGACCATATCTACCGCGATCCGCACGACCCGCAGACGCGGCTGTTCCTGCACTACGGTGACCTGAACGACGCGAGCTCAATCAACAGGCTATTGCGCGACATCCGCCCGGACGAGATCTACAACCTGGGCGCCCAGAGCCACGTCAGGGTCTCCTTCGACGTCCCGGAGTACACGGGCGAGGTGGACGCCCTCGGAGCGGTGAGGATCCTGGAGGGGATCAGGGAGGCCGGTCTCGGTACCCGCTTCTACCAGGCTTCTTCCTCAGAGCTTTACGGAAAAGTGGTGGAGACCCCGCAGAAGGAGACCACCCCCTTTTACCCGCGCTCCCCGTACGCCTGCGCCAAGGCGTACGCCTTCTACATCACCATGAATTATCGCGAGAGCTACGACATCTTCGCCTGCAACGGAATACTCTTCAACCACGAGTCGCCGCGGCGGGGCGAAACCTTCGTGACCAGAAAGATCACCCGTGCCGCTGCACGGATCAAGCTGGGGCTCCAGGACTGCCTGTACCTGGGTAACATCGATGCGAAAAGGGATTGGGGCTTCGCCGGCGACTACGTGGAAGCGATGTGGCTCATGCTGCAGCAGGACCAGCCTGACGATTACGTGGTCGCTACCGGCGAAACGTACATGGTGCGAACTTTTGCTGAACTGGTATTCTCTCGTCTGGGCATGCCGCTTGAGTGGAAAGGGGAGGGCGTAGAGGAGGTCGGGATTGACTCGGCCACGGGGAGGACGGTGATACGGATCGACCCGCGCTATTTCCGCCCGGCCGAGGTGGACCTCCTTTTGGGTGACGCCACCAAGGCGAAGGAGAAGCTCGGCTGGCAGCTCAGAACCAGCTTTGAAGCATTGGTGCAAATGATGACAGACGCCGATCTGAAACTTGCCGAACGGGAGAGGAGAGCCAATGGATAA
- a CDS encoding GxxExxY protein, which translates to MTENEIASAVVDASYKVHKALGPGLLESVYETVLAYELQQRQIPVCRQQVLPVVYESLILDEGYRADLVIADKVIVELKSVEKIIPVHKKQLLTYLKLSNMKLGLLINFGDNLIKDGITRVVNHL; encoded by the coding sequence ATGACTGAGAACGAGATAGCTTCTGCGGTCGTCGATGCCTCTTACAAGGTACACAAAGCGCTTGGGCCTGGATTGCTGGAATCTGTGTACGAAACAGTTCTTGCCTATGAGTTACAACAAAGACAAATTCCGGTTTGCCGTCAACAGGTTCTTCCAGTAGTTTATGAGTCTCTTATACTAGATGAAGGATACCGCGCCGACCTTGTTATAGCCGATAAAGTCATTGTTGAACTGAAGTCGGTAGAAAAAATTATTCCGGTACACAAAAAGCAGCTCTTGACATACCTCAAGCTGTCAAACATGAAACTGGGATTGTTGATCAACTTCGGAGATAATTTAATAAAGGATGGGATCACCAGAGTTGTGAATCATCTGTAA
- a CDS encoding ExeA family protein: protein MPAMYCEFYGFRESPFTITPNPRFLFMSEQHREAYAHLIYAVDNRAGFVELTGEVGTGKTTLLRTFLNRLDQEGHRTALIFNPCLSDLELLKSVNREFGLAWESESRVELLQVLNAFLLEQKQAGRSVVLVMDEAQNLPIEVLEQIRLISNLETETDKLIQIVLSGQPELLSVLGRKELRQLNQRITVRYHLLPMDFESTHSYIDHRMELAGCYRAAEFSKAAMKHIYRFSGGVPRLVNVVCDRALLIGFTEEARTITGSMAAQAVAEVGGRSPYGLAAQMMRRLTGGLPRSRS from the coding sequence ATGCCTGCGATGTATTGCGAGTTTTACGGCTTCAGGGAGAGCCCATTCACCATCACTCCCAACCCCCGCTTCCTGTTCATGAGCGAGCAGCACCGGGAGGCGTACGCGCACCTGATCTACGCGGTGGACAACCGCGCCGGCTTCGTGGAGTTGACCGGGGAGGTCGGCACGGGCAAGACCACGCTCCTGCGCACCTTTTTAAACCGCCTGGACCAGGAGGGGCACCGCACCGCCCTCATCTTCAACCCCTGCCTGTCGGACCTCGAGCTGCTGAAGAGCGTGAACCGGGAGTTCGGCCTTGCCTGGGAGTCGGAGAGCAGGGTGGAGCTGCTGCAGGTGCTCAACGCCTTTCTTCTGGAGCAGAAGCAGGCGGGACGCAGCGTGGTGCTGGTGATGGACGAGGCGCAGAATCTTCCCATCGAGGTGCTGGAGCAGATCCGCCTCATTTCGAATCTTGAGACGGAAACGGACAAGCTGATCCAGATCGTTCTTTCCGGGCAGCCGGAGCTTTTGTCGGTGCTCGGGCGCAAGGAACTGCGCCAGCTGAACCAGCGCATCACGGTGCGCTATCACCTGCTGCCCATGGACTTCGAGAGCACTCACTCATATATAGATCACCGGATGGAGCTGGCGGGATGCTACCGCGCAGCCGAATTCTCCAAGGCGGCCATGAAGCACATCTACCGTTTCTCGGGCGGCGTGCCGCGGCTGGTCAACGTCGTCTGCGACCGCGCGCTTCTGATCGGGTTCACCGAGGAGGCCAGGACCATCACCGGGAGCATGGCGGCGCAGGCCGTTGCCGAGGTGGGCGGCCGTTCTCCCTACGGCCTGGCGGCCCAGATGATGAGGCGTCTGACCGGGGGGCTGCCGCGCTCGCGCAGCTGA
- a CDS encoding GDP-L-fucose synthase family protein yields MDKNAKIFLAGSKGLVGSALHRCLTASGYTNLVTPEIDELDLTNQEAVARFFAAEKPEYVMLAAAKVGGIHANNTYPAEFIYLNLAIQNNVIHNAYLTGVKRLLFLGSSCIYPKLAPQPMKEEHLLTGTLEATNEPYAIAKIAGIKMCESYNRQYGTKFIAVMPTNLYGPGDNFHPENSHVLPALIRRFHEAKIAGAPEVVVWGSGAPKRELLYVEDMAAGCLHLMELPDETMSRELLSYPTPCFVNLGTGEDVTIRELAHTVAQVVGFQGSLSFDATKPDGTPRKLQDVSRIQALGWRHTVGLEEGITRTYKWYQENYRHG; encoded by the coding sequence ATGGATAAAAACGCGAAGATATTCCTGGCCGGGTCTAAGGGCTTGGTCGGTAGCGCGCTGCACCGCTGCTTGACCGCGTCGGGCTACACCAACCTCGTCACGCCGGAAATAGACGAACTCGATCTCACCAACCAGGAGGCGGTAGCCCGATTTTTCGCCGCCGAAAAACCGGAATACGTGATGCTTGCCGCCGCCAAGGTTGGGGGAATCCACGCCAACAACACCTATCCCGCCGAATTCATCTATCTGAACCTCGCCATCCAGAACAACGTGATCCATAACGCCTACCTCACCGGGGTCAAGCGGCTTCTGTTCCTCGGTTCCTCCTGCATCTATCCGAAGCTCGCGCCGCAACCAATGAAGGAAGAACACCTGCTAACGGGCACCCTGGAGGCGACCAACGAGCCATACGCGATAGCCAAGATCGCCGGTATCAAGATGTGCGAGTCCTACAACCGTCAGTACGGCACCAAGTTCATCGCCGTAATGCCCACCAACCTCTACGGCCCCGGCGACAATTTTCATCCGGAAAACAGCCACGTTCTCCCCGCGCTGATCCGGCGCTTCCACGAAGCAAAGATTGCGGGAGCGCCCGAGGTCGTGGTTTGGGGGAGCGGAGCGCCCAAGCGTGAACTCCTCTACGTGGAGGATATGGCTGCGGGATGCCTGCACCTGATGGAGCTTCCTGATGAGACAATGTCGCGCGAGTTGTTAAGCTACCCCACCCCCTGTTTCGTAAACCTCGGTACCGGCGAAGATGTCACAATTCGGGAGCTTGCCCATACTGTTGCGCAGGTCGTGGGTTTTCAGGGGAGCCTTTCCTTCGACGCTACCAAGCCCGATGGGACTCCGCGCAAGTTGCAAGACGTGTCCCGCATCCAGGCGCTGGGGTGGCGCCACACGGTCGGGCTTGAAGAGGGTATCACCCGCACCTACAAGTGGTACCAGGAGAACTATCGGCACGGGTAA
- a CDS encoding sensor histidine kinase gives MKVLVVDDSRNDRKVIRYNFEWHGCEVIEAANGRQGLDLATAEVPDLIISDCLMPVMDGFRFLHELKKFHELSDIPFIFYSAVYTGRTEAELAASLGATAFLEKPMRPDELWDEVGRLLAADVAVERGTEPRTLPEEEFLRDYSQVVATRLEEKVRELTDENESLLRLNGELERRVVERTTQLESANRDLEMFSYSVSHDLRAPLRHLEGFSQALSEEYAARLNTVGNDYLDRIRRSSRRLADMLDAILELSRNTRGKLNKVDVDLSALAREVMGQLVRSQPGRMVDFRVAEGMVARGDGRLLKVVLEHLLGNAWKFTLMKDPAVVEVFPTEWEGRSAFAVRDNGPGFDMAYSDKLFTPFQRMHSQEEFPGRGIGLAIVKRIVSRHGGKVKIEAVVGQGATVTFTV, from the coding sequence ATGAAGGTCCTGGTCGTCGACGATTCCAGAAACGATCGCAAGGTCATCCGCTACAACTTCGAGTGGCACGGTTGCGAGGTCATCGAGGCCGCCAACGGCAGACAGGGGCTCGACCTCGCTACGGCCGAAGTCCCCGACCTCATCATCTCCGATTGCCTGATGCCGGTTATGGACGGCTTCCGGTTCCTCCACGAGCTGAAGAAATTCCACGAGCTAAGCGACATCCCCTTCATATTTTATTCTGCGGTCTACACCGGAAGAACCGAGGCGGAACTGGCGGCCTCGCTGGGAGCCACGGCGTTCCTGGAAAAGCCTATGCGTCCCGACGAATTGTGGGATGAGGTGGGGCGGCTTCTGGCCGCGGACGTGGCAGTCGAGCGCGGGACGGAGCCGCGCACGCTGCCCGAGGAGGAGTTTCTCCGGGACTACAGCCAGGTGGTGGCTACCCGGCTGGAAGAGAAGGTTCGGGAGTTGACCGATGAGAACGAGAGCCTGCTCAGGCTGAACGGCGAGTTGGAGCGCAGGGTGGTGGAGCGGACCACGCAGCTGGAATCGGCAAACCGGGACCTGGAGATGTTCAGCTACTCCGTTTCCCACGATCTGCGGGCGCCCTTGCGCCACCTGGAGGGGTTCAGCCAGGCCCTTTCCGAGGAGTACGCGGCCAGGCTCAACACCGTCGGCAACGACTACCTCGACCGGATCAGGAGGTCCAGCCGCCGCCTGGCGGACATGCTGGACGCGATCCTGGAGTTGTCCCGCAATACCAGGGGGAAACTCAACAAGGTGGATGTGGACCTGAGCGCGCTTGCCAGGGAGGTCATGGGGCAACTGGTCCGCTCGCAACCAGGGCGGATGGTGGACTTTCGTGTGGCGGAGGGGATGGTGGCGCGGGGGGATGGGCGCCTTTTGAAGGTGGTGCTGGAGCACCTCTTAGGCAACGCCTGGAAGTTCACCCTTATGAAAGACCCTGCCGTGGTGGAGGTCTTCCCAACCGAGTGGGAGGGGCGTTCCGCCTTCGCGGTCCGGGACAACGGGCCGGGGTTCGACATGGCTTATTCCGACAAGTTGTTCACGCCGTTTCAGCGCATGCACAGCCAGGAGGAATTTCCCGGCCGGGGGATCGGGCTCGCCATCGTGAAGCGGATCGTCAGCCGCCACGGCGGCAAGGTGAAGATAGAAGCGGTAGTGGGGCAGGGCGCCACGGTGACTTTCACCGTTTAG